The DNA segment TCCGTTAACGCCTTTTCATGTTAATTTTTGTCAAGGTTATTAATCTGTAATGATGTCCGGCTGCTTTGGGATTGTAGGTTGCGGTTACGTTGGTTCTGCGGTAGCATCATACTTCCGGTCTAAAGGTTTTGAAGTCACAGGAACGACTAGAAACCCATCTCGGCTGACTTATATTTGTGATTTTGTCGATCATCCTCGAATTTATAGAGCTGAAGATTCTGAAGCAGATGTCAGCTTCCTTGACGGACTTGATGGTCTTTTGATCGCAGTCGCCCCTACCTTAACAGATTCGCAGGAAGACACTTATCAGATGGTTTATGGAAAAGGAGTTCCAGCTCTTATAAATTCTCTCAATCAACGTTCCACGGATCGTCCGCTTCATGTCATCTATCTGAGTAGTGCAGGGGTTTACGGCAACCAAGGTGGGGCAATGTGCGACGAAATTACGCCTCCTGATCGGTCTCATTCTAATAATGCTATTTTAGCTGGAGCCGAGGATGCTGTCCTAAGTTTAAATTCATCTTCCATTAATTCTTGTATTTTACGCCTCGGCGGAATTTACGGTCCTAACAAAGATATTGCGTCTTTTATCTGTAGTGCATCTGGACAAATCATTCCAAAAAATGGAGATCATATCAAAGCTTGGATACACTTAAATGACATTATTTACGGAGTTTATTTTGCCTTTCAAAATCGTTTAGAAGGTATTTATAATCTTGTGGATGATCTTCAATTGTCTCGTAGAGATCTTTCAAATATGCTTTGTGCTAGAATGGGAATAGCGCCGGTTATTTGGGATAACTATGATCAACCCGATTCGCATATTTTCCATGCGCGTGTGAGCAACTCAAAGTTGCGGGCGCTTGGATTTCAACCCTCCGTTCGTTCGATGTTTGATTTCCTAGTAGCGGCCTAGACCAATTACTACTTCGCCCAGTAGCTTAAAAAAACCCAGTGCCATGACCTGCTTGTATGTCAGTTGTTATGGATCCTGCCCTTCTCACAGTTTCTATATTAGAAGCGTATGTATCGTTGAATTATTAACCAGTGTTAGCAGATATCTACTGCACAACTTAACTTGATAAATCAGTATAACCACTATCCCTATCGCTTGACTAATTTGTAGGAGGAGTATTGCCAAAGTGTTTTCAAGACCAATTGTATGACTGCTTAGGAAATATTAAATTACCGTTCTTTTTCTTGTAATAAGATAAATATTATTAAGCTCTATGTTTTAGCAGGCAATTTTTAAATTGATCATCCTAAAACCCGTTCGTTTTAAAGTTAGTATTTGTTGTTATCAAATTAAGTTTGCTTTAGAACTAGTTGCCCGTGAGCAATAGATGATAAAACTATCGTAACAAATCTAAATAATTAGAAAAATCTGTTACTCTATATTTTAGTAAATAGTTAAGCTTTAATAATTTAGTTTATATTGCGTTAATTTTTGCACACGGGCAATCTTACTTTTCTTCTTGCAGCGTTTTTAAACTCTGTAATAGCTTGGCTTTTACTGAGCAAGTTTTTTTGGTTTGTAAATTGGAGTTGCGTAAAGCCACGTTTACCCTACTCAGTTGATTAGAACTTGTTTGTTCCGTTCTGAGAATTTGTGTTGGACGATTTTTGTATTGAATTTGCTTACGCCTTAGCAATTTTGCTGATCGAGTTAAATGCTGAACTAGAAGATTTTGCTGAACAAATGGATCAGCTTTCGTTAGTGAAACTAGATAGCATTCTCTGATTTACCACCAAACGTTTTCTGCTGTTGCATACTTCTTCAACTAAGTATCTAGGCTTAATCTGATGAATCAGTTTAGCTTGTTCGTTTCAACTTACTAGACTGGGATCTAGCTGCATAACATATGAAAGATATTTAATATTTCAAATAATTAATTATTTTTAAACTTGTTGTTGTACTAGCCTAAAACTCACAGATAGTTATCGATGGTTTTAAGAGTCGTGTACTAACCATAAGTAACTATTTTTAACTTTAATAAGCCAAATTAGCTATCTAATTCTAATCTAACTAAATATTTACTTACGCTAAGCATCGACTGTTTATCAATAACAATCTTAAAAGATCATGAATTCATTATAATTTAAATCATCAGACACGGAAAGGTTGTAATTAAGCTAACTATAGACCTGGTCAAGTTCTTAATATTGACCTTAGCAATTTACATTAGCAGCAATTTTGTAAAGGATTAAGATCAAATTATTATACTAAAATAAGGTTGAGAAAAGTAGTTTAAATATGCAGTTTTCGCTAGGAAACTCTCTTAAGCAACCTCAAGAGTTAGTAATTTAGTAATATATATTGATGTGATTCTGATATAATTTTACTTTCATGATAACCATGCACACTATCAATAATAAGTATTGTTATATTAGCTAATGATAAACCTTAATTGCTTAGAATTCACCGCAAGATTCAATTAGTTTATCTATCAACAATTTAAGTTTTAGCAATAAAATCACCTAAATCTAGTGTGTATTGTAAAATCCTTATAAAATTAGCCTCGACCATTATAAATGGAGATCAGTTATTGTAGCTTAATTTTGTCATCTGCTCCTCTTAATAGTTGTTTTTATGCTCGTAATTAATTTTATTCGTTATAACTAATGATATATCCTAGTGAGAGCATTCTACTAACATAAGCGATTTGCTAAAACTACTAAATCTTCCGGGTTGATTCAAAAGCTGCTTAATAAAGTTGATTTAATCAAACTCTTTTTTAGCAACAGTGGTCAATCCTGACTTCATTAATGTCTCTATTAACATAATACTGCGGAACAATTTTTATATCAACAACGCTGAAAGTTCCTATTTAGGTAACTACTTAATAACGGTATGAAAAATATTGTCTAGGATGCTCAAGTAGTATGCTCTGCTACAATGCGCCGTCTTATTACCGCTGTCTCATCCAGCATATATGGTTAACTATTGATCGTAATCCCAACGATTATGACTGCTATAACAATGATTATGTTAACAAGGTTAATCACTTAGTTGTATACTTTTATAGAATAAAATTCTAGAAACTAACTACTCTTTGTATAAAGAGTAATGTAGTAAGCATACAGCCAATATCGATAAAAATAACCAATCTTGCTAGGGATAAATATGGTGTCGGATATTGCAGTAACCCAGCCTATTAGGGTTAAAGTATTGACTGACATTAACCAAATAAGTTTACCTAAGGTATTATAATAATCTCGGTTACCTAATTGTTTCGCCTGTTTTTGCAGGCTATCCTATAATACATTTGACAAGCACTTTAGCAGAATTGACGGGTGATTCATAGAATTTGTTGTACTTTCTGGGCTAATTAAAGAGAATCTAATAGCTTTAAGTAAGTCTCGCTTTTTACTATAATTGTCGGATTATTTCTGTTATTTTAGAGCTGATATAAAAATTGTTCTATAGAATATCTTCTTGTGATTACTCTAAGATTGATTTTGATATCTATTTATTTACTTTAATAAAAATAAATTATGATCAATTTTATTGGTAATGCTAAATTACCAAAGCGATTAAAAGAGCTTTGTAGAACATGAAGCGATAAAACAAGAGAGATCAATATTTGAAATTTAATTTTGTTACATATTGATTAAAATGTTTACTGCTAAAATTATTTAACCTATATTTTTTGCTTCTCTTTACGATACTTTTTGTGTTGATGATGAATGAATGCGCATTCTTTAATTTATTGACATAAAGTTTTTCCTCCTTAGATTTCTTAAAGCCTAGTAGATATTCTCGACGTGAGAAGTAATCTTGGCCTTCTGACGTTGCTGTGTGAAAAGTTGTTTTTTGTGTGATTCTATTTCATTAAATGGTACATTATTATTTAATTAATCTCTTAAAATTAATATTAATTTGTGTTAACATATTACAGATACTGTCTACATCTGTGATATTCACTCATTAGCATTAAATTAACAAGATATCATTGGTTATCTTTATGCCTGAAACTTAAGTGTTGGTGGTGTTGAAG comes from the Synechococcus sp. M16CYN genome and includes:
- a CDS encoding NAD-dependent epimerase/dehydratase family protein, giving the protein MMSGCFGIVGCGYVGSAVASYFRSKGFEVTGTTRNPSRLTYICDFVDHPRIYRAEDSEADVSFLDGLDGLLIAVAPTLTDSQEDTYQMVYGKGVPALINSLNQRSTDRPLHVIYLSSAGVYGNQGGAMCDEITPPDRSHSNNAILAGAEDAVLSLNSSSINSCILRLGGIYGPNKDIASFICSASGQIIPKNGDHIKAWIHLNDIIYGVYFAFQNRLEGIYNLVDDLQLSRRDLSNMLCARMGIAPVIWDNYDQPDSHIFHARVSNSKLRALGFQPSVRSMFDFLVAA